A window of Zingiber officinale cultivar Zhangliang chromosome 5A, Zo_v1.1, whole genome shotgun sequence contains these coding sequences:
- the LOC121979280 gene encoding GDSL esterase/lipase At1g71691-like has protein sequence MEKLQQAATIFLFLSLISFLANLSTAAAATSRAVFVFGDSTVDVGNSNFLSDAPKANLPPYGVDYPGRIPTGRFSNGFLGVDFVAKAAGLRRSPQPFLSLDPNARHGRRGVNFASAGSGVLDTTGRYVVRMTQQIQYFSTFAGNLTAAKGARSAATFLNKSLFCVSVGSNDLFARSATLIPGNSTQKDEIVAAVLRQFADQLRSLYELGARKFSVAGTGQIGCVPGVRRVVPGNACSQELNDLSLRYKTGTRALLEQLGMELEGFRYSFSDSFEIGSHIQSDPKKYGFTELAAACCGSGRLNAEGRCTPNSTYCGDRNQYFFWDEVHPTQAMYRLGARLSIYGPRQFAYPVNIHNLLKN, from the exons ATGGAGAAGCTGCAGCAGGCCGCCACCATCTTCCTCTTCCTAAGCTTGATTAGTTTCTTAGCAAATCTCTCGACAGCGGCGGCCGCCACTTCGCGGGCGGTCTTTGTCTTCGGTGACTCCACCGTCGACGTCGGAAACAGCAACTTCTTGAGTGATGCACCCAAAGCCAACTTACCCCCTTACGGTGTCGATTACCCTGGCCGGATTCCCACCGGCCGGTTCAGCAACGGCTTCCTCGGCGTTGACTTCGTTG CCAAGGCGGCGGGGTTACGCAGGAGCCCGCAACCTTTTCTCTCTCTGGATCCGAACGCCCGTCACGGGAGGCGAGGAGTAAACTTCGCCTCCGCCGGCTCCGGCGTTCTCGACACCACG GGGAGGTACGTCGTGAGGATGACGCAGCAAATACAATACTTCTCCACGTTCGCCGGGAATCTCACGGCGGCAAAGGGCGCCCGGTCCGCCGCCACCTTCTTGAACAAGTCACTCTTCTGCGTCAGCGTCGGGAGCAACGACCTCTTCGCCCGCTCCGCCACCCTCATCCCCGGAAACAGCACCCAGAAGGACGAAATCGTCGCCGCCGTTCTCCGACAGTTTGCGGACCAACTGCGGAGCCTTTACGAGCTCGGAGCGCGAAAGTTTTCGGTGGCCGGGACCGGGCAGATCGGGTGCGTTCCGGGCGTCAGGAGGGTGGTTCCGGGGAACGCGTGCAGCCAGGAGCTGAATGATCTGTCCCTGAGGTACAAGACCGGCACGAGGGCCCTGTTGGAGCAGCTCGGCATGGAGCTGGAGGGGTTCAGATATTCATTTTCCGATTCCTTCGAAATCGGTAGCCACATCCAGTCGGATCCCAAGAAATACG GTTTTACGGAGCTGGCAGCTGCGTGTTGTGGGTCGGGAAGGTTGAACGCGGAGGGGCGGTGCACTCCCAACTCCACGTACTGCGGCGACCGGAATCAGTATTTTTTCTGGGACGAAGTCCACCCGACGCAAGCGATGTACCGGCTGGGAGCTCGGCTGTCGATCTACGGGCCACGCCAGTTTGCTTACCCTGTCAACATCCACAACTTGCtgaagaattaa